One Microbispora sp. ZYX-F-249 genomic region harbors:
- a CDS encoding MFS transporter, which yields MLYFGGFTAIFFIITQYLQEGLHYSALRAGWVSAAFALGSALSAALGGRVVARFGRPLVVFGLVLVTLGLGATEPAARLVSGQNAAWAIAAPLFVAGVGNGLIVSPNQTLTLSAVPVAEAGVAAGVLQMGQRIGASVGIAAVGSAHGIYAASFQQALLVNIMFVLAALAAGIADVFVERRADRRSG from the coding sequence ATGCTCTACTTCGGCGGATTCACCGCGATCTTTTTCATCATCACCCAGTACCTGCAGGAGGGCTTGCACTATTCCGCGCTGCGAGCGGGCTGGGTGAGCGCGGCATTCGCGCTGGGATCGGCGCTCAGCGCCGCGCTGGGCGGCCGGGTCGTCGCCCGGTTCGGCCGCCCGCTGGTCGTGTTCGGGCTGGTGCTTGTCACGCTCGGACTGGGTGCCACCGAACCCGCCGCGCGGCTGGTTTCCGGGCAGAACGCGGCCTGGGCGATCGCGGCGCCGTTGTTCGTCGCCGGGGTGGGCAACGGTCTGATCGTCTCGCCCAACCAGACGCTGACCTTGTCGGCGGTGCCTGTCGCCGAGGCCGGGGTTGCCGCCGGCGTATTGCAGATGGGACAGCGGATCGGTGCCTCCGTCGGTATCGCGGCGGTGGGCTCGGCTCACGGCATCTACGCGGCGTCGTTCCAGCAAGCACTGCTGGTCAACATCATGTTCGTGCTGGCCGCCCTGGCCGCCGGGATCGCCGACGTGTTCGTCGAGCGCCGCGCTGACCGGCGGTCCGGATGA